A region from the Arachis ipaensis cultivar K30076 chromosome B01, Araip1.1, whole genome shotgun sequence genome encodes:
- the LOC107609361 gene encoding cysteine-rich receptor-like protein kinase 1: protein MALMDTVSVKIKEQGWSAESIINPVAPIFALAECRNDLNNSNCYKCFNHAREYLSQCLPKVAGRVYMDGCFLRYDNYGFFNEVLDKKYDHSVCIKSSWMEKMERGRSEYNSTDSNNSNATDPAGFREKVGKAVTNVTETAATSVHKFAVNGDNKDVFALAQCWHTLEREGCERCLKRAERKLSECIIVNDEGKSMLAGCFLKYSTRKFYGEEFDENGVKNNYDNSYNKVIIVSLSSAVAVTLIIITGVMVKKKKAPICTVGMDRSKRFEYVAGYTFKYELLEKATNYFDPAYKLGQGGAGSVFKGTLPQGKTVAVKRLFFTTRQWTDGFFNEVNSITGITHKNVVKLLGCSIEGPESLLVYEFVPNGSLEQILFGKDSTTFLTWKQRFNIICGVAEALAYLHGGTESKIIHRDIKSGNILLDENLDPKIADFGLARFVTENRSHVTTGIAGTLGYMAPEYLLQGQLTEKADVYAFGVVVAEIVCGKKNSVYTQGSTSVLHCIWKNYKAQNITASVDPALNGQFVEEEASNALRAALLCTQSSVSLRPSMSQVLQILTDKDFVVPSPRQRPFLNCTMLSLDDRTQATSTFTLTPETSPNGPATTSARSSFHTTTDSFRSNTHAINIAVPSDPRENNNKNNNNNNK from the exons ATGGCTCTTATGGACACGGTTTCAGTTAAGATCAAAGAGCAAGGCTGGAGCGCTGAATCGATTATCAACCCAGTTGCCCCGATTTTCGCACTAG CGGAATGCCGCAACGACCTCAACAATAGCAATTGCTACAAATGCTTCAACCACGCCAGGGAATATTTGTCGCAGTGCTTGCCAAAGGTAGCGGGGAGAGTTTACATGGACGGTTGCTTCCTTCGCTACGATAACTATGGTTTCTTCAACGAGGTATTAGACAAGAAGTACGACCATAGTGTTTGCATAAAGTCTTCCTGGATGGAGAAGATGGAGCGCGGGCGATCGGAGTATAATAGCACCGATAGTAATAATAGCAATGCAACGGACCCCGCTGGGTTCAGGGAAAAGGTTGGGAAGGCGGTAACGAACGTGACGGAGACGGCAGCCACGTCTGTTCACAAATTCGCAGTGAATGGGGATAACAAGGACGTGTTTGCGCTGGCGCAGTGTTGGCACACATTGGAGAGAGAAGGGTGTGAGAGGTGCTTGAAAAGAGCAGAGAGGAAATTGAGTGAGTGCATTATTGTTAATGATGAAGGTAAGAGCATGCTTGCCGGTTGTTTCTTGAAGTATTCCACTCGCAAATTCTACGGTGAAGAATTCGATGAGAACGGAGTCAAGAACAACTACG ACAATTCTTATAACAAGGTGATCATTGTATCTCTATCATCAGCGGTTGCTGTGACTTTGATTATTATCACAGGTGTGATGGTTAAGAAAAAGAAAGCACCAATTTGTACAGTAG GAATGGACCGTAGCAAGAGATTTGAGTACGTGGCTGGTTACACTTTTAAATATGAGTTGCTTGAAAAGGCGACCAATTATTTTGATCCTGCATACAAACTAGGGCAGGGTGGAGCTGGTTCTGTATTCAAAGGAACGCTACCTCAAGGAAAGACTGTGGCCGTGAAACGACTGTTTTTCACGACGCGACAGTGGACCGATGGGTTCTTCAATGAGGTTAATTCAATAACAGGGATTACCCACAAGAATGTGGTGAAACTTTTAGGGTGCAGTATTGAAGGCCCGGAAAGCCTCTTGGTTTATGAATTTGTGCCAAATGGGAGTCTTGAGCAAATACTTTTTGGTAAAGACTCAACAACTTTTTTGACCTGGAAGCAACGTTTTAATATCATATGTGGTGTAGCTGAGGCCCTAGCATACCTTCATGGAGGTACTGAATCAAAGATTATTCACAGAGACATTAAGTCCGGGAACATTCTACTTGATGAGAATCTTGATCCGAAAATTGCTGATTTTGGTCTTGCTCGCTTTGTTACGGAAAATAGAAGTCATGTTACCACAGGAATTGCTGGAACATT GGGATATATGGCTCCTGAATATCTTCTTCAAGGACAACTAACAGAAAAAGCAGATGTCTATGCTTTTGGTGTGGTTGTTGCTGAAATTGTATGTGGCAAGAAAAACAGTGTTTATACCCAGGGCTCAACTTCAGTACTCCATTGT ATTTGGAAGAATTACAAGGCACAGAACATCACGGCATCAGTTGATCCTGCACTGAATGGTCAATTTGTAGAAGAAGAGGCATCAAATGCCCTCAGAGCTGCCCTTCTTTGCACACAGTCCTCTGTTTCTCTTAGACCATCCATGTCTCAAGTGCTTCAGATCCTAACCGATAAAGACTTTGTTGTTCCCTCCCCAAGGCAACGGCCATTCCTAAATTGCACTATGCTGAGCCTAGATGACCGAACACAAGCTACCTCCACCTTCACCCTCACCCCTGAAACTTCACCAAATGGCCCCGCCACCACTAGTGCAAGATCCTCTTTCCATACCACCACAGATTCATTTAGATCAAATACACATGCAATTAATATTGCAGTACCTTCTGATCCAAGggagaataataataaaaataataataataataataaataa